The nucleotide window CCCTTCCGCCAGGCCGCGGCGGGCCAGCAGATCCAGTGAACGCGAGTTGAGGTTGAAGCCGCGGCAGTACGGCGGCCGCTCCGGCAGGCGTTCGACGATCGTGGTGCGGACGCCAGCCAGCGCGAGCTCCGCGGCGAGCAGCAGGCCGGCCGGACCGGCGCCGGCGACGAGGACGTCGGGATCGGACATGGTTTCCCCTCAGGAGTTTTCGGGCCACGGCAGGGAGCCGGACCGGATTTCGGCGGCCGTGCGGCGCGCCCAGTCGAGCTCCGCGCGCCAGGCGTGCTGGGCGAACTCGACCTCGATCATGAACAGCCGCGGCATGCCCTTGCCGACGGTTTCGGCTAGCGCGGTGTCGGCGCCGTCGATGCGTTCGGCGAGGTGGCGGGCGCGTTCCTCCAGCGCGTCGGCGGCCCGCTCCGGGCCGAGCGCGCCGAGGTAGCTCACCGCCGCGACGAACTTCGCGTACTCCGCGACCGGTTCGCGGACGAGCTCGTCGAGCCAGGCGACGAACTCCTGGTGCCCGAGTTCGGTGTGCGCGTAGACGGTCCGCTCCGGCCGGTTGCCGTCCCTGACCGTCTCGACGGGCTCGATCCAGCGGTGCTTCGCCAGCGCCTCCACGGTGTCGTAGAGCGAGCCCGGGTTGATCTTGAACGTCGAGTCCTTGTAGCGCTCGCGCAGCGTGGACGCCATTTCGTACGGGTGCATCGGGCGTTCCAGCAGCAGCCCGAGCAGGGCCAGCGCGAGGGTGTTGCGGATCTTGCGTGACGGCACTAGTCGCTCCCTATTAGTCGGAACCGACTATACGACCGCCGTCAAGCCGGCTAGAAGCGCGTGTGCTCCAGCCAGTGGGTGAAGAGCGCCGCGTCGCCGGACACGGTGAGCCGCGGGTCGTCCGCGGCGATGCGCGCGGTGAGCGCGAGCAGCAGGTCGACGGCGCGGCCCTCGACGACGACGTCGGCATCACCGGTTTCCTCGCTCACCTCGACCCCGGACGGCGTCCGCCGGGCCAGCCAGCCCGCCTCGGGATCGGTGGCGTGGAACAGCAGCGTCTCGCCGGTGCCTCGCAACGGCGTCCGGTCCAGCGCGGGTGCTGCAGCCGCGAGAAGACGGCCACCAGGTCCAGACCCTCGGCGATCCCGTCCGCGGCGAGATCGGCGTCGACGTCGTAAGGCGCGCCCGTCGCGAAGGTGGCGTCCGCGCGGTGGACGACCGTTTCGTGGGTGAGCCGCCGCGTCCAGAACCCGGCGCGCCGGTCGGGCGTCCACGTCGACGTCGGGGTTTCGGGGCCGACCTCGGTGACGGCGGCGACGAGCCGCTCCGCACCGTCGCGCAACCAGGCACCGAGGGTCTCGAACGCGGGCGGTTCGTCGATCGTGACGGCTTCGAAGGGTACGTAGCCCGTGGGCCGGCTCGCGATGATCGCGGCGGACTTGTGGTAGGCGACGCCGACGTGGCGGGTCAGGTCCCGCAGTGTCCACTCCGGACACGTCGGGACGCGCACGTCCGGATCGGCGCCCGCGATCA belongs to Amycolatopsis tolypomycina and includes:
- a CDS encoding PadR family transcriptional regulator, whose product is MPSRKIRNTLALALLGLLLERPMHPYEMASTLRERYKDSTFKINPGSLYDTVEALAKHRWIEPVETVRDGNRPERTVYAHTELGHQEFVAWLDELVREPVAEYAKFVAAVSYLGALGPERAADALEERARHLAERIDGADTALAETVGKGMPRLFMIEVEFAQHAWRAELDWARRTAAEIRSGSLPWPENS
- a CDS encoding maleylpyruvate isomerase family mycothiol-dependent enzyme, with protein sequence MKSLSHDRLAVALVTEADLFSVVIAGADPDVRVPTCPEWTLRDLTRHVGVAYHKSAAIIASRPTGYVPFEAVTIDEPPAFETLGAWLRDGAERLVAAVTEVGPETPTSTWTPDRRAGFWTRRLTHETVVHRADATFATGAPYDVDADLAADGIAEGLDLVAVFSRLQHPRWTGRRCEAPARRCCSTPPIPRRAGWPGGRRPGSR